The following coding sequences are from one bacterium SCSIO 12741 window:
- a CDS encoding gliding motility-associated C-terminal domain-containing protein produces the protein MQVFATNKFGCVSPPVDLPVFVSTFDVRPGADRSICLGDTTTLGSTGALPTAPAGFGIKWSPSSSLSADTVQNPRAFPTKTTTYIITVTDTTGLCKVVDSVTVTVQQNQNVTVSNDTTICEGNQVQLNASGGVQYLWSPAGSVSNPNIANPMTNITSTTKFFVTVTDTAGGTCPSVDSVLVTVHSQNTIDAGLDSSICQGDTLIIGGSPTGPVGSTFSWSPATNLNSTTIANPKVTGATTGAVRYKVQVTTSANCTFTDSVLITVDTVPVVNLTSSRNPICLGDTATLTATGAATYSWVPNSLPNGPTHRVSPSDTMMYIVFGTDGNFCMASDTLTLNVNPRPEINIPFDSVFLCLGDTLTMTATKGAASYTWTPNSTILPNNTVDSVRVFPSSNTTYRVAIVNLNGCDNIDSIFVEVDDTVPTEAGPNLDICFPDTVALGGNPTSPLFNTTFSWTPIADLDNANSANPRTFTSTDRQYMVTATNGSCIGRDSVMVTVKPKPTITFTQPRYEICAGDSIQIDTTSTTGGITSYSWSPATNISSPFIANPFVFPSTSTVYTVTITGGNNCQDTAQVEIDVTTRLNVDAGVDTSACKGDLIQLQATGAVNYTWTPSAGLNDHQIANPVATIDSTIKYVVMGTDNKGCQGSDSLIITMNSSPTADAGGPFIICTDTVTSIQLGGNPSGPATGRYSWSSPEVLNNPSSPNPITTFTQNRTYYMLVVDTVSNCSASDSTEVVIYGFSVTAEDIECNGDSSQLKVTKQRGTAPYTYLWTPSTNLSNDTIANPVARPSSTTSYQVVVTDQNGCKDSTSATVFINNAVIADFDVVVHANCDQALAVTNNRSSNADNYLWYVDGSRFSTDYDVQVPMSFNGVHTITLVASNNGSCRDSSSQTQNVLAFDDYFNGNIPNVFTPDGDGINDVFDIQLGQRLEQCSNISIYNRWGELLFESVENHHTWDGRTFTGEECVSGTYFYVLEINGTKYQGSLTLLR, from the coding sequence GTGCAGGTATTTGCTACGAATAAGTTTGGATGTGTAAGCCCCCCTGTCGATTTACCGGTATTTGTCTCCACTTTTGATGTGAGACCCGGTGCGGATCGAAGCATTTGTTTGGGCGACACCACCACATTGGGTTCAACTGGTGCGCTTCCTACGGCTCCTGCTGGATTTGGTATAAAATGGTCACCCAGTTCGAGTTTGAGCGCTGATACGGTTCAAAATCCACGAGCATTCCCGACCAAAACAACGACCTACATCATTACGGTAACTGATACTACTGGCCTATGTAAAGTAGTTGATTCTGTAACCGTTACCGTTCAACAGAATCAAAACGTAACGGTGAGCAACGACACGACGATTTGTGAAGGTAATCAGGTTCAACTGAATGCTTCCGGTGGGGTGCAATACCTCTGGTCACCGGCTGGATCGGTGAGTAATCCGAACATTGCTAACCCGATGACCAACATTACTTCGACTACGAAATTCTTTGTAACGGTTACGGATACCGCTGGAGGAACTTGTCCTTCTGTAGATTCCGTATTGGTAACCGTACATTCTCAAAATACCATAGATGCGGGGCTGGATTCCAGCATTTGCCAAGGCGATACGCTGATTATTGGCGGCAGTCCAACTGGACCCGTAGGTTCGACGTTTAGCTGGTCACCGGCCACTAACCTGAACTCTACCACCATCGCCAATCCTAAGGTAACGGGTGCTACAACAGGTGCTGTTCGGTATAAGGTTCAAGTAACTACTTCGGCCAATTGTACGTTTACCGACTCGGTGTTGATAACCGTAGATACGGTGCCCGTGGTCAATCTAACGTCTTCGAGAAATCCAATTTGTTTGGGAGATACGGCTACGCTCACGGCAACAGGTGCGGCTACCTATAGCTGGGTGCCCAATTCTTTACCCAATGGACCGACTCATCGGGTGAGCCCATCAGACACCATGATGTACATCGTATTTGGAACGGATGGAAACTTCTGTATGGCTTCGGATACTTTGACTTTGAATGTCAATCCTCGTCCGGAGATCAACATTCCTTTTGATTCGGTTTTCTTGTGCCTCGGTGATACTTTGACCATGACCGCCACTAAGGGAGCTGCCTCATATACCTGGACTCCAAACAGCACTATCCTTCCAAACAACACCGTGGATTCTGTCCGTGTTTTCCCAAGTTCAAACACCACCTACCGAGTGGCTATTGTGAACTTGAACGGCTGTGATAACATCGATTCAATTTTTGTAGAAGTAGACGATACCGTACCTACCGAGGCCGGTCCTAATCTGGATATCTGTTTTCCAGACACCGTTGCCTTGGGCGGAAATCCTACCTCTCCTCTATTCAACACTACATTTAGCTGGACTCCGATTGCTGATCTGGATAATGCCAATTCTGCCAATCCAAGAACATTTACTTCAACGGACCGCCAGTATATGGTAACAGCTACCAACGGATCTTGTATTGGTCGTGACTCTGTTATGGTTACGGTAAAACCTAAACCCACTATTACTTTCACGCAACCGCGTTACGAGATTTGTGCCGGCGATAGTATCCAGATAGATACGACAAGTACTACAGGTGGAATTACTTCTTATAGCTGGTCGCCAGCCACGAACATTTCCAGTCCTTTTATTGCTAATCCTTTCGTATTCCCAAGTACTTCTACTGTTTATACAGTTACGATTACGGGAGGAAATAACTGTCAGGATACTGCTCAGGTTGAAATTGATGTGACCACTCGATTGAATGTAGATGCTGGAGTGGATACCTCAGCTTGTAAGGGTGATTTGATTCAATTACAGGCTACAGGTGCGGTAAACTATACATGGACTCCATCCGCTGGATTGAATGACCATCAAATTGCAAATCCCGTAGCTACGATCGATTCCACCATCAAATATGTGGTAATGGGTACAGACAATAAGGGCTGTCAGGGTAGCGATTCTTTGATCATTACGATGAACTCTTCTCCAACTGCAGATGCTGGGGGACCATTCATTATTTGTACCGATACGGTGACTTCGATTCAGTTGGGCGGAAATCCATCAGGTCCTGCCACAGGAAGATATTCCTGGTCTTCTCCAGAGGTATTGAACAATCCGAGCTCACCAAATCCGATTACGACCTTTACTCAAAATCGCACTTACTACATGTTAGTTGTGGATACGGTGAGCAACTGTTCTGCCTCTGACTCAACCGAAGTCGTGATCTATGGATTCTCAGTAACGGCTGAAGACATTGAATGTAACGGAGATTCGTCACAACTTAAAGTGACCAAACAACGTGGTACTGCTCCATATACTTACCTCTGGACTCCAAGTACCAATTTGAGCAACGATACTATTGCTAATCCCGTTGCACGCCCCTCCTCTACCACCTCTTACCAAGTTGTGGTAACGGACCAAAACGGATGTAAGGATTCGACAAGCGCTACTGTGTTCATCAATAACGCGGTTATCGCCGATTTTGATGTCGTTGTTCATGCAAATTGCGATCAGGCCTTGGCGGTTACTAATAACCGCTCCAGCAATGCCGATAACTACCTTTGGTATGTCGATGGAAGCAGATTTAGCACCGACTATGATGTTCAGGTACCGATGAGCTTTAATGGTGTGCATACCATTACTCTCGTGGCCAGTAATAATGGAAGCTGCCGCGATTCATCGAGTCAAACCCAGAATGTGCTGGCCTTTGACGACTATTTCAATGGTAACATCCCTAACGTATTTACTCCGGACGGAGATGGAATCAACGATGTGTTCGACATTCAATTGGGTCAACGCCTGGAGCAATGTTCTAACATATCTATCTATAACCGATGGGGTGAATTGCTATTCGAATCGGTTGAGAACCACCATACTTGGGACGGTAGAACCTTTACCGGAGAAGAGTGTGTTTCGGGTACCTACTTTTATGTTTTGGAGATTAACGGCACCAAATACCAGGGAAGTCTGACTTTGCTGCGTTAG